A DNA window from Helianthus annuus cultivar XRQ/B chromosome 15, HanXRQr2.0-SUNRISE, whole genome shotgun sequence contains the following coding sequences:
- the LOC110913619 gene encoding uncharacterized protein LOC110913619, with the protein MELAHRAYWAIKTVNADYNEAGKMRKLQLSEIEELRDEAYECASAYKDKLKKVHDAKLRKKTFEVGQKVWLYNSRLKMFAGKLKSKWMGPYVVRRVGRFGDVDIQDEQTNKQQTVNGHRLKPYLEGNDINNLELNKAGYILRPVDDDQP; encoded by the coding sequence ATGGAGTTAGCGCATCGGGCATATTGGGCAATCAAGACGGTAAATGCAGATTATAATGAGGCGGGAAAGATGAGAAAGTTGCAATTGAGTGAAATCGAAGAGCTTAGAGACGAGGCATATGAGTGTGCATCGGCTTACAAAGACAAGCTCAAGAAAGTACACGATGCAAAATTGAGAAAGAAAacgtttgaagtgggtcaaaaggtttggttGTACAATTCAAGACTTAAGATGTTTGCTGgcaagcttaaaagcaaatggatgggcccgtatgtcgTTCGGCGAGTTGGGAGGTTTGGTGATGTAGATATCCAAGATGAGCAAACGaacaaacaacaaacggtgaatggCCATCGCTTGAAGCCATACTTGGAGGGGAACGACATAAACAACTTGGAGCTTAACAAAGCGGGCTACATTCTACGCCCGGTAGACGATGATCAACCATGA